DNA from Peromyscus leucopus breed LL Stock chromosome 3, UCI_PerLeu_2.1, whole genome shotgun sequence:
ATCATTTGGTCACTGGAGAACCATAATCTTAGAAGGAAAACAGGAGACAAGATATTCATGCTGATGATTTTATTGATGCTTTGAACTTGAGGAAAGGAAGGGGCAAGTGTTTTACTCTTCTGAAAGTTCTTCAACATTCTCTGAAACAAAGAGACGGACTTCAGAAGTCAAATAGTTCTAAATATGGCATGTGCCTGATACTTCACCACCCAGTAGTctcattaaaatgtattatattgctggatgtggtggcctgtgcctgtgaccctaacactcaggaggctaaggtgaGAAGATTAGTTAATGAGAGACCAACTTGGACTGCATGGTGAATTccaaccagcctgggctacaaagtgaaaccctgtctcaaaacacatacattgagagagagaataggaaTAGGAACTGGctaggagaggggaagagaaggaagaagaaagagaaggagagatgataagagagagagaacttggggACACACTAAACTAATCTGATGAGAGAAATTCTGACAGGGCGGAAGGGACACTTGCTGCTGTCAGAAGGAAGAGGGCCTTTCTGTGTGTAGATTGAGGTGGGGAGAACTATGGCACGAACACATCTGGGAAAGAGtgttagagagaaagaaaagatgtaaaGCTCCGATAAATGAGAAAAATTGTGGAACTTAAAGAGAAATTTACTAAATGATAGAGTGTAATCAGTCTCTAGGGGATCATCGGAAGACATCTCTAGCTGATTCTCCTTTCACTGGTCACCAGGACTGCTGTTGTACTGACCTTTCTGGTTTCTCTTGCCACCTTTTCCAGAACGTGTTTTCTGGCCACCTTTTGCATTCTGGCCTTTTCCGCCTTTCTGGCCACGACTTCCTTGACCACCTCTTCCTTGTTGACTTCTACCCTGACGTTCCTGACCTCTCAAGCTGTCACCATCAGAGCCTTGATTACCACCTCGGCCTTTCCCTTTGTTgagcttctctttccctcttttgagGACATTCTTAGCCGACTTGCCAATCTGACCTACTTGTTCTTCAAATTGGCTCTTCAATTCTTGTATTCCTGAACGGAAATTACCAACTTTTTTGGGATAGAGAACACACATTCAGAAAAAGATCAAAAACATAGAAAGAATCACCATGAGCTTAACAAGATAATCGTAGACTCTATCATTGGCTTGATTTAGTGAGAAGTTCTTATACTGGGGTAGACAGTATTAGGTAGTGACCAATTTAATACTTAGAAGAAAAGGGTGGCCAGGTGGTGgagacgcatgcctttaatcccagcactcgggaggcagagccaggtggatctctgtgagttcgagaccagcctggtctacagagcgagacccaggacaggcaccaaaactacacagagaaaccctgtctcgaaaaaccaaaaaaaaagaagaagaagaagaagaagaagaagaagaagaagaagaagaagaagaagaagaagaagaagaagaagaagaagaagaaaaggttcAGGGAGATCTTGTCTAAATGTGTATAATTACTTAATCAAAAACACTTTACTTCTTTGTCCCAATTTACTCTCCTCTCTTTTAATACACCTGCCATTATTATATAATGCCATCTATTCAGAACTTGAATTTGGCGTGTTACATATGAAATTACCCATATTCCATCATATTTCTCAGTGGCTGAGAGAAATCATAATATAAAGATGTTGTTACACAACATGTCTGTTGCTAAAAGGATGGGTAGAAAATCAATCTGCTGCTCATAATATCTTTCACACCCTGATGCTAACTCACATTTTCAGCTCTTCATATTTACTTCAACTGTATGGCTTTTTAACATTCTAAGACTAATGTCTGTGTGTATAGGCTATAACGCAAGCATAGATTTAGCTGTGGGTTATACCATCTCTTGTATGaggtctttcctttcctcctgtgcTGTGAAATCTATAATTTTCTATGCCCACTTTCCTAACAGTGATCCTGGTTATGCCCAAGCTTCACTATCTAATAGACTCTGGGTACCTCGAAGATACTAACCATGCCCTATTTAGCTATTAAACTCTTGGTGGTGATATGCCATGATGAGGGCAAGtgtaatttttattgaattaGCATTGGAGGAAATAATATAAGCAATCAAAACATGTCTTTCAGGAAACCCTAGCTAGGTGTGACATCACAAGGGCAGCCAAGGCAAGAGATAAAGGGCAGAAGAAAGAATAACCCCACACTGAACATCACAAAGCTGAGTCCAAAgcaaacattgtttttttttcctcttttttcttgtctttctcattttgttgGTGTTACTATTGTtattctgcttttttaaaaatttttgaaccTATTACAATGTGGAACTAAGAACTAAATAGTAGAATAATGGAGAGAGGAAATTTGTAAAGTTTAGggataacttttttttaatctaaaaatttgGCCAAATTTTGTACTAGACTGGTAATTCAGAAGTTGCTAGATATAATTCATAATACTACTCAATAACTTAATTGAAGCTGAAATATCTCACCTGATTCATGGAAGTCTCCCCCCTCAAGAGATTCTGTGAAGAAAgaacagcacacatacacacacacacacacacacacacacacacacacacacacacacaaataatgaagtttaaaatggaatttcaaaCTGAGTGGAAAGATTATTAACAAGTCAGGAAGCATCCTCaagctttttgtttccttgtttgctGTCATGGGATTGAACCCAGTCTCGAAcaataggcaagtgctctatcatttacccaatttcctttatttttcactttgaagCCAGGTCTTGCTAAATTGTCTGGGCTAGATTtgaacacactctgtagcccagttaGACATTAGACCTGTGAACCATCCTCTTCCATCTTCTCAGTAAGGAATACAGGCCTGTGCCTTCAGGTCCGGCTAtaaggagtttttgttttttgttttttttaacaacaaacttgttcattaattcattttatttgattatgCCATTTCTTTGATGGGATATTTACTGACTGAATAACCATAATATTTAAGCAACTTACCTAATATATTCACTATTCAATTGAGTTATATGTTGTACTATCTGGtgctgtgtcaacttgacacaacctagcgTCATCTGAGAGGAataaacctcagttgagaaaatgcctccataagaaccTGCTATAGGCAGGCAGGCTTGCAGGGCATTTTGTTAATTAGTGACTGATTGGGAAGGGGTCATCCCATTGTGAGTAGTACACCCCTGGACATGTGGTCATGTggtatataagaaaacaagctgagcaagtcttaaggagcaagacagtaagccaTGCTCTTCCTTGGCCTCCACATTGCCTCACGCCCCTaggttcttgccctgcttgaTTTCCTGCTCTAACTTCCCTCTGTGATGTACTGTCACATGGAAGCATaagtgaaacaaaccctttcctctccacatgTTTTTTGATCAAGGTATTTtatcagcaatagaaaccctaactacaaCATATGTCAATGGCATCAAAACCCTTGTAAATGAAAGAGGTTTGTGTCACTCCATTGTTAGCCATCATCTGTAGAACTATTTAGAGAAACGGATTTGCAAATAAACAGTGTGCATGTGTTCTGCTAATATTCAGACACTATTTCACTGACACAAAAGACATGATGTGAAAGGCTGGCTCATGTTTAACACTATGACTGAAGACTACTAAAACATTGGGGAGTTTCTactcttttgctttttgagacttcCTAAACCATTTTTAGAACTTGTAAATGACAAAAAATGTAAGCAAAAATCAAAGTATGACAcattctgaaggaaaatgaagtaTAACCTTAAATAGAGACTTACCTCTCTCTTGAAGAGAATTTTCATCATCtaggattttaaaagaaaaatataataaacttaAGGTTTGAGTTACTAGATTATAACTGTGTGCTTgtataaatcaagaaaatataaatataaaaaggaaataactAAGAGACTGGTAGTGAAAttaagatatatattatatacaaaacaaatgaatatgtGGTTTAAATACAGTGAACCATCATTTCCCAAAGTAGCATTATGGATTGAACAAGgagtaaagaagaaatcaagcaACCAACTGAATTACTTCCTTTGCAGTGCACCACATGCTTGGTGATGTGATTTCCTGAAGATACAACTTGAGAATCAAACCATTTGTGGCCATGTGACTCACTGTCTACATTAGCAAGACTTTACTACCCACAAACTTTTTTTCCCAGAAGACAAGCTTTTCAAACAAGGATTAATTATTCAAAACCCTTTTAATCAAACACAAGTCTGTTCAACTCTCTAAAGCCATAAGTGTTTATTCTCCATGACTTCTTTCTTAGCTCCTCATCATAtcacaaattatatattttacctAATCATAATTAACAAAGACCTCATTCCACCAACCAGACCCCagagctttattttttaaatgctccaATTTTGCCTCTTGCATTTAACCATGGAATTAAAGGAAAATGGTACTTTCTTTCATCATATTAACAAAAAAGTCATTTTTGTTTACCAACAGATTGTTTCGATGGTATCTTGAGGTACCCAAATTTTGCTAACCTTCTAAGATATATATTTCATTCAGCAGTTTCTCATATTTTGATAAACAAATGTTCTAATTGGAGCCCTGTACTTCACTAAACTGTAATGCTCTGCATGGGAAGCAAGTAAATCTAGAAAACAGTAGAGGAACCAATTAATCAAACTTTTATTAAACataaagatttaataaaaattcTCAATATTTCTAAATGTTCAGGCACTTGttggaaaggaaacaaaatatccAGGTGAATTATAACAATTTCACCTTATTCACACAGAGAGTGAGTGTGTAAAATCTATGCATGTTCAGAGAGTAAATGTCCCACTGTAAAGATGCTGTCTTAGAATATACACCCAGATATTCAGACACATATCTTTGCCATCAGTGAAAAATGATGACTCTCCTTGTATTGGCCTACTCTCTAGATATTAACTAATTGCTTATAAGAAGCAGCCCAGATCTACCCTTTTCCATGACTTTCGATCCCATTTCTTCTCTTACCTTCATCAGCCCTCTGAGCTGAGGTCAGAGCCAGCAGAGCCATAGAGAGCAGAACCAGAAACATTCTGGAGGTAGccatggtgtctctctctctctctatctctctctctctcttgatgcTGGAAGAACTTAAGCACAACCTTTATAAGACCCAGGGAAACAATGTCACCTTGAAGACCATGGGTTGGGCACTTCCCACCCATATCTAATTTGTTACTTGAGCCCCAGCCAGATCAGCTGGATTATATTAAAGAACAGGTTGTGTTCTTCAAAGAAAAACCAATCATTTCTTCAGGTTATTTAAAACAATGGCTCATTCTCCTCGTTTATTAATTTCTAAGTGTTACTAATTGTCATCCACATTTAATATTCCACCTATAACTGTGCTTCTCTGTTTTATTACAGGATCTAACACTGTTCTGACATTGCACAGTGTCAGTGACTTCAAGATAGTTTCCTATCAAATGCGCCAAGAGAATCATAAGGAAAACAGActctaaaagcaaaagaaaaacacaatcacAAGAAGAAAACATGGATCAAGAAAACCTAGGATAAGTTATCTTCCAtggcttggaaaaaaaatcaagaataattGCCAATAAAAAAGCAATCCCAACATGTAAACATTTCAAAGACAATAATTACTTAGAGTTGAGATCATGAATTTAATGTATTatcaaatcaaaacacaaaataatcagAATAATGACTAGGTTGGAAAACAACATCCTGTAAGGATCACTGAGTGAACTAAAGATGTTCAGCTTGGAAAGAGAAGATTGCAATTAGGTACCCCTGTCATCCTAAGTGATATAGAACAAAGAGCAATCTTGTTTGAGTCCTTCTGGAAGGTGGAACTATCAGCTAAGAAAAGAAGgacatttttgtttgtaatttaaaaaaactcCATAGAATTATTGAAATTACCttacaaaattttaattcattttaaaattgtcttaatatttttaaatatctcagaagagtataaataaatttattaaaattattgatattttaaataataaatttgaattttccaTTAAAATGAGCTATGGGGCAGTTTCATGCGTAGACACATCTGATAGTTAACTTTGCTGTTTATCTGGCCATtatgtccttccttcctctcaagAAAATGTGCTCTCTCCTTGGCTCTTTTTCCTAAGAAAGATGTCATGGCCTCTTCATGATATCCCTAAAATATACCCTCAAATATActattttaatctttctttcttttcaggatccttcatcttttttctttcgtTTCACTTCCAAACTTAATTTTTACATCTatgcttccttcttttgtttttattcaccATATAAAGTACTTAATAGATAATATATAGAACAATAAACAGACTAATCAATAAGAGATAAATGTCATagggatgaatggatagataccTGAAAAGTGATAGCTAGataatagatagaaatagatgatagatagatagatagatagatagatagatagatagatagatagatagatagatagtataaTAGGCAGATAAATGGATATATGGATAAATACATTATAATACATACAATACACTTAATGTGCAAcaagatgttttatttattgtgtgcaatTACTAACTCACTTGATCTTCAtaccttaacttttaaaatatttaatatatttatcatGTTTATGCAAAATTTAATCTTATATATAAAGAAACTTGGTTTGTATTTGCATATACTCTTCAAAATTTTGTTCTTGGGACTGGTAGATGCCTTTGGGAATTAAAAGCCCCTCAATCCCAGTGTTTGTGAGCCTggtatgtgtgctgggaactaaactcatgtcctctggaaaagcagcaggcACTCTTAAACTCCGAGC
Protein-coding regions in this window:
- the LOC119087557 gene encoding insulin receptor substrate 4-like isoform X2, which codes for MATSRMFLVLLSMALLALTSAQRADEDDENSLQERESLEGGDFHESGIQELKSQFEEQVGQIGKSAKNVLKRGKEKLNKGKGRGGNQGSDGDSLRGQERQGRSQQGRGGQGSRGQKGGKGQNAKGGQKTRSGKGGKRNQKENVEELSEE
- the LOC119087557 gene encoding uncharacterized protein LOC119087557 isoform X1, producing MATSRMFLVLLSMALLALTSAQRADEDDENSLQERESLEGGDFHESVGNFRSGIQELKSQFEEQVGQIGKSAKNVLKRGKEKLNKGKGRGGNQGSDGDSLRGQERQGRSQQGRGGQGSRGQKGGKGQNAKGGQKTRSGKGGKRNQKENVEELSEE